A region from the Arachis ipaensis cultivar K30076 chromosome B01, Araip1.1, whole genome shotgun sequence genome encodes:
- the LOC107626887 gene encoding MACPF domain-containing protein At4g24290-like isoform X2: protein MHKRDIFIRAAGGASITIRGVSENIPCDKGDRIRFKSDVLEFNQILLFLYIFSVTFISELLNQKSAVQGKIPSGYFNALIDLSGDWLRDAADIKYLAFDGYFILLYYLHLTASPLVLQEEVKKSVPAQWDPTTLSRFIQTYGTHIVVGMAVGGQDVICVKQKHSSKISPDDLRRHLEDLGDFLFSDVRSPSLLQRQTADGKQKPFLHYRLGRCSDKSSSIFKSNVCIYQHF, encoded by the exons ATGCACAAGAGGGATATTTTCATCCGTGCAGCTGGTGGAGCCTCCATCACCATTAGAGGGGTCTCTGAGAACATTCCTTGTGATAAAGGGGATAGAATAAGGTTCAAATCCGATGTGCTTGAGTTCAACCAGATCCTCCTTTTTCTCTATATCTTCTCTGTTACGTTT ATATCTGAGTTGTTAAATCAGAAATCGGCAGTGCAAGGGAAAATACCTTCTGGCTATTTCAATGCTCTTATTGATTTAAGTGGTGACTGGTTGAGGGATGCTGCTGACATCAAGTATCTTGCTTTTGATGGTTATTTCATTTTGCTCTACTATTTACATCTAACAGCTTCTCCACTTGTGCTGCAAGAGGAAGTTAAGAAGTCTGTTCCTGCTCAATGGGACCCGACGACATTGTCTAG GTTCATTCAGACATATGGTACACACATAGTAGTAGGTATGGCTGTTGGTGGTCAGGATGTAATCTGTGTCAAACAGAAGCATTCTTCAAAGATTTCTCCTGATGATCTTAGAAGACATTTAGAAGATCTTGGAGATTTTCTGTTTTCAGATGTAAGGAGTCCTTCTTTACTACAGAGGCAAACAGCCGATGGCAAACAGAAG CCCTTCCTTCATTACAGACTTGGTAGATGCAGTGATAAAAGCTCTTCCATCTTCAAAAGCAATGTATGCATCTACCAGCACTTCTGA
- the LOC107626887 gene encoding MACPF domain-containing protein At4g24290-like isoform X1, giving the protein MHKRDIFIRAAGGASITIRGVSENIPCDKGDRIRFKSDVLEFNQILLFLYIFSVTFISELLNQKSAVQGKIPSGYFNALIDLSGDWLRDAADIKYLAFDGYFILLYYLHLTASPLVLQEEVKKSVPAQWDPTTLSRFIQTYGTHIVVGMAVGGQDVICVKQKHSSKISPDDLRRHLEDLGDFLFSDVRSPSLLQRQTADGKQKSSQDQGDTVDFSGPLISQMHIVHEILERHERHIRRTIQRLCKNDRTSSKR; this is encoded by the exons ATGCACAAGAGGGATATTTTCATCCGTGCAGCTGGTGGAGCCTCCATCACCATTAGAGGGGTCTCTGAGAACATTCCTTGTGATAAAGGGGATAGAATAAGGTTCAAATCCGATGTGCTTGAGTTCAACCAGATCCTCCTTTTTCTCTATATCTTCTCTGTTACGTTT ATATCTGAGTTGTTAAATCAGAAATCGGCAGTGCAAGGGAAAATACCTTCTGGCTATTTCAATGCTCTTATTGATTTAAGTGGTGACTGGTTGAGGGATGCTGCTGACATCAAGTATCTTGCTTTTGATGGTTATTTCATTTTGCTCTACTATTTACATCTAACAGCTTCTCCACTTGTGCTGCAAGAGGAAGTTAAGAAGTCTGTTCCTGCTCAATGGGACCCGACGACATTGTCTAG GTTCATTCAGACATATGGTACACACATAGTAGTAGGTATGGCTGTTGGTGGTCAGGATGTAATCTGTGTCAAACAGAAGCATTCTTCAAAGATTTCTCCTGATGATCTTAGAAGACATTTAGAAGATCTTGGAGATTTTCTGTTTTCAGATGTAAGGAGTCCTTCTTTACTACAGAGGCAAACAGCCGATGGCAAACAGAAG AGTTCCCAGGATCAAGGAGACACGGTTGATTTTTCAGGACCCTTAATATCTCAAATGCACATTGTCCATGAGATCTTAGAAAGACATGAGCGACACATACGGCGTACTATCCAGCGATTGTGCAAAAATGATAGAACTTCTTCCAAGAGATAG